One Paraburkholderia sp. IMGN_8 DNA window includes the following coding sequences:
- the pheT gene encoding phenylalanine--tRNA ligase subunit beta: MQFPESWLRTFVDPQLTTDELSHALTMAGLEVEDLRPAAPPTSKIVVGQVLEVVKHPDADKLNVCQVDAGTGATLNIVCGAPNVAPGIKVPVALVGAQLPPAEEGGAPFAIKLSKLRGVESQGMLCSARELKLSEDHSGLMILPEDTPIGQDIRATLNLDDTIFEIKLTPNKADCLSVFGVAREASAITGAPLRPLEIKPAEVKLNETLPVKISAPDLCGRFSGRVIRGVNARAKSPQWMVQRLERSGQRSISALVDISNYVMLELGRPSHVFDLDKIHGGMDVRWGRKGETLKLLNGNTVELDETVGVIADDRHIESLAGIMGGDSTAVTLDTTNIYLEAAFWWPDSIRGRSRKYNFSTDAGHRFERGVDYATTVEHIERITQLILDICGGEAGPVDDQTVNVPQRAPVKMRVARANRIIGIKIDADEIAQIFTRLGLTFERDGDTFSVMPPSYRFDIEIEEDLIEEVARIYGFEKIPARPPVATSEMRATNETQRSIHVIRHALAARDYAETVNFSFVDAQWEQDFAGNDKPVRLLNPIASQYSVMRTTLFGSLLDVLRTNLNRRAADRVRVFEAGRVFLHDPSIKAGELTVEGFAQPKMIGALAYGPALEEQWGAQTRTVDYFDVKGDLEAVLAPAVARFTKAAHPALHPGRSARIELDGRAVGWIGELHPRWMQKYDLPHAPILFEIEAEALMQRVLPTPAEVSKFPPVRRDIAVVVDQKIEVQALLDELQKAQSEEACKTVQRVALFDEFRPKSNTSGGLAAHEKSLAFRVTLQDTGGTLQDETVDLAIQTLVERLARVYGARLRG; encoded by the coding sequence ATGCAATTCCCGGAATCCTGGCTGAGAACCTTTGTCGATCCGCAACTGACGACCGATGAACTGTCGCACGCGTTGACGATGGCGGGTCTCGAAGTTGAAGACCTGCGGCCGGCCGCGCCGCCGACCTCGAAGATCGTCGTGGGCCAGGTGCTGGAAGTCGTCAAGCACCCGGACGCGGACAAGCTCAACGTGTGTCAGGTCGACGCCGGCACGGGCGCCACGCTGAACATCGTGTGCGGTGCGCCGAATGTCGCGCCGGGCATCAAGGTGCCGGTCGCGCTGGTCGGCGCGCAACTGCCGCCGGCCGAAGAGGGCGGCGCGCCGTTCGCGATCAAGCTCTCGAAGCTGCGCGGCGTGGAAAGCCAGGGGATGCTGTGCTCGGCACGTGAACTGAAGCTTTCCGAAGATCATAGCGGCCTGATGATCCTGCCGGAAGATACGCCGATCGGCCAGGACATCCGCGCAACGCTAAACCTCGACGACACCATCTTCGAAATCAAGCTGACGCCGAACAAGGCGGACTGCCTGTCGGTGTTCGGTGTGGCGCGCGAAGCCTCGGCGATTACCGGTGCGCCGTTGCGTCCGCTCGAGATCAAGCCGGCCGAAGTCAAGCTCAACGAAACGTTGCCCGTCAAAATCTCGGCCCCCGATCTGTGCGGCCGTTTTTCGGGCCGCGTGATTCGCGGCGTGAACGCGCGCGCGAAGTCGCCGCAATGGATGGTTCAGCGTCTCGAGCGTTCGGGTCAGCGCAGCATTTCAGCACTTGTCGATATCTCGAACTATGTGATGCTCGAACTCGGCCGCCCGTCGCACGTGTTCGATCTCGACAAGATCCACGGCGGCATGGACGTGCGTTGGGGCCGCAAAGGCGAAACGCTCAAACTGCTGAACGGCAACACTGTCGAACTCGATGAAACCGTCGGCGTCATAGCCGATGACCGGCACATCGAGAGCCTCGCCGGCATCATGGGCGGCGACAGCACTGCCGTCACGCTCGATACCACCAACATCTATCTCGAAGCCGCGTTCTGGTGGCCAGATAGCATTCGCGGCCGCTCGCGCAAGTACAACTTCTCGACCGATGCCGGCCATCGTTTTGAGCGCGGCGTCGACTATGCGACCACCGTCGAGCATATCGAGCGCATCACGCAGCTGATCCTCGATATCTGCGGCGGCGAAGCCGGCCCGGTCGACGATCAGACCGTCAACGTGCCGCAACGCGCGCCGGTGAAAATGCGTGTCGCGCGTGCGAACCGCATTATCGGCATCAAGATCGATGCGGACGAAATCGCACAGATCTTCACGCGCCTCGGCCTCACGTTCGAACGCGACGGCGATACCTTCTCGGTGATGCCGCCGTCTTACCGCTTCGACATCGAAATCGAAGAAGACCTGATCGAAGAAGTCGCGCGTATCTACGGCTTCGAAAAGATCCCGGCACGTCCGCCGGTCGCGACCAGCGAAATGCGCGCGACCAACGAAACGCAGCGCTCGATCCACGTGATTCGTCACGCGCTCGCCGCGCGCGATTATGCGGAAACGGTCAACTTCAGTTTCGTCGATGCGCAGTGGGAGCAGGACTTCGCGGGCAACGACAAGCCGGTTCGTCTGTTGAATCCGATCGCCAGCCAGTATTCGGTGATGCGCACCACGCTGTTCGGCAGTCTGCTCGACGTGCTGCGCACGAACCTGAACCGTCGCGCGGCCGATCGCGTGCGCGTATTCGAAGCCGGCCGCGTCTTCCTGCACGATCCGTCGATCAAGGCAGGTGAGTTGACGGTCGAAGGTTTCGCACAGCCGAAGATGATCGGTGCGCTCGCCTACGGTCCCGCGCTCGAAGAGCAGTGGGGCGCGCAAACCCGTACGGTCGACTACTTCGATGTGAAGGGCGATCTGGAGGCGGTGCTCGCGCCGGCGGTGGCGCGTTTCACGAAAGCGGCGCATCCGGCACTGCATCCGGGCCGCAGCGCACGGATTGAACTGGATGGTCGCGCAGTCGGCTGGATTGGCGAATTGCATCCGCGCTGGATGCAGAAATATGATTTGCCGCATGCACCGATTCTTTTTGAAATCGAAGCGGAAGCATTAATGCAGCGCGTATTGCCGACTCCGGCGGAAGTGTCCAAATTCCCGCCGGTGCGTCGCGATATTGCTGTGGTCGTCGATCAAAAAATCGAGGTTCAGGCACTGCTGGACGAGCTGCAAAAGGCCCAGTCCGAAGAGGCCTGCAAGACTGTTCAGAGGGTTGCGCTTTTTGACGAATTCCGTCCAAAATCAAACACTTCCGGTGGTCTGGCCGCGCACGAGAAAAGCCTTGCGTTCCGTGTGACCTTGCAAGATACTGGCGGAACCCTTCAGGATGAAACGGTCGATCTGGCTATTCAAACTCTGGTGGAACGTCTGGCTCGAGTATATGGCGCACGGTTGCGTGGATAA
- a CDS encoding integration host factor subunit alpha, which translates to MNEMNSSDFEALLTAQRSAMIRDIPTSPAAVSTETPTLTKAELAELLFDNVGLNKREAKDMVEAFFEVIRDALESGDSVKLSGFGNFQLRDKPQRPGRNPKTGEAIPIAARRVVTFHASQKLKALVENGAEASFSR; encoded by the coding sequence ATGAATGAAATGAACTCGAGTGATTTCGAAGCCCTTCTTACGGCGCAACGCAGCGCCATGATTCGCGATATTCCGACATCACCCGCCGCCGTTTCCACCGAAACGCCGACGCTCACCAAGGCTGAACTTGCCGAGTTGCTGTTCGACAATGTCGGGCTCAACAAGCGGGAAGCGAAAGACATGGTCGAAGCGTTCTTCGAGGTGATCCGCGATGCGCTGGAGAGTGGCGATAGCGTGAAGCTGTCGGGGTTCGGCAACTTCCAGTTGCGCGACAAACCCCAGCGTCCCGGTAGAAATCCGAAGACCGGCGAGGCGATCCCAATCGCCGCGCGCCGCGTTGTGACGTTCCATGCAAGTCAAAAGCTGAAGGCACTGGTCGAGAACGGCGCTGAAGCGAGCTTCTCGCGCTGA
- a CDS encoding MerR family transcriptional regulator — MTATIEKVVLPPIPAKRYFTIGEVSELCGVKPHVLRYWEQEFTQLRPVKRRGNRRYYQHHEVLLIRRIRELLYEQGFTINGARNRLDSPGGGAHGAPADVVEEGEGVAAPAASTAVVDVDQLRKELLHVIDLLSH, encoded by the coding sequence ATGACAGCGACGATCGAAAAAGTCGTCTTGCCTCCGATTCCGGCGAAGCGCTACTTCACGATTGGTGAGGTCAGCGAACTGTGCGGCGTGAAGCCGCATGTGCTGCGCTATTGGGAACAGGAGTTCACGCAGTTGAGGCCGGTCAAGCGGCGCGGCAATCGCCGGTACTACCAGCATCACGAGGTGCTGTTGATCCGGCGGATTCGTGAGTTGTTGTATGAACAGGGCTTCACGATCAACGGTGCGCGCAATCGGCTTGATTCACCTGGCGGCGGTGCGCACGGAGCGCCGGCTGATGTGGTCGAAGAAGGCGAGGGCGTGGCGGCGCCGGCTGCGTCGACGGCTGTTGTCGATGTCGACCAGTTACGTAAAGAGTTGCTGCATGTGATCGATTTGTTGAGCCACTAA
- a CDS encoding IS6 family transposase, giving the protein MKNSKSLYHGHRFPAAVISCAVRWYFRFQLSLRDIEELLFERGVTVSYETIRRWCEKFGAGFAQRAKAARRKPSTTWHLDEVFMTLRGEPYLLWLAVDQHGVELDILPQKRRDKAAAKRFFKRLLASCAQQPRKIVTDQLRSYPAAKAEIPELAHVKHVSVKASARVNNRAENSHQPTRERERRMRGFRDPERTQAFLSSFGPIRQHFALKRHLLRASLYRKQLGERFAAWHRFTELSQNPPGF; this is encoded by the coding sequence ATGAAGAATTCTAAATCGCTTTATCACGGCCACCGTTTTCCGGCGGCGGTCATCAGTTGTGCAGTGCGCTGGTATTTCCGTTTCCAGTTAAGCTTGCGCGACATCGAGGAGTTGCTGTTCGAGCGCGGCGTGACCGTCAGCTACGAGACGATACGGCGCTGGTGCGAGAAATTCGGCGCTGGTTTTGCACAGCGTGCCAAAGCAGCTCGGCGCAAACCCAGCACAACATGGCATCTTGACGAAGTGTTCATGACGCTGCGCGGCGAGCCATACCTGCTGTGGCTGGCAGTCGATCAGCACGGTGTTGAGCTCGATATTCTGCCGCAGAAGCGCCGTGACAAGGCTGCAGCCAAACGCTTCTTCAAGCGCTTGCTTGCCTCGTGTGCTCAGCAGCCGCGCAAGATCGTGACTGACCAACTGCGTAGCTATCCGGCGGCAAAGGCCGAGATTCCCGAACTGGCTCACGTCAAGCATGTATCCGTCAAAGCCAGCGCGCGGGTGAACAACAGGGCCGAAAACAGTCATCAACCGACGCGCGAACGCGAGCGACGCATGCGTGGCTTTCGTGATCCCGAACGCACGCAGGCGTTCTTGTCGAGCTTTGGACCGATCCGGCAGCACTTCGCACTGAAGCGACATCTACTGCGTGCGTCGCTCTACCGCAAACAACTCGGAGAACGCTTTGCCGCGTGGCATCGTTTCACCGAGCTTAGCCAAAATCCGCCTGGCTTTTGA
- a CDS encoding porin — MNRRIFVLAAMALFCQMASAQSSVTLYGLISTGIVYANNQKGADKQGHATWQFASGPMQTPRWGMRGVEDLGGGLQAIFTLENGYSLATGALSQGGREFGRQAFVGLSSDTLGTVTLGRQYDEAVTLCVFSSACQFAAYGAHIGDSDNVFDSFRINNAVQYKSIDYKGLQFEGLYGFSNKAGGFSDNNAYSAAVQYRNGPLSAGLAFLQVNTPNDANNTNGAVVNDYGFTSPFITNPATHAGVSKQRMYGAGGAYAFGTAKLSLLYTNARFDYLDTSRLTLQNFEVSLTDYVTPQLILGAAYIFTTGQYHPQDNGPKWHQVNTGVDYLLSKRTDLFLVGIYQKAAGDAQYAQIYSLSPSTTKSQVSAVIGLRHKW; from the coding sequence ATGAACCGACGCATCTTTGTTCTCGCCGCCATGGCCCTGTTCTGCCAGATGGCATCCGCCCAAAGCAGCGTGACCCTGTACGGCCTGATCTCGACGGGCATCGTCTATGCGAACAACCAGAAAGGAGCCGACAAGCAAGGCCACGCGACGTGGCAATTCGCGAGCGGCCCGATGCAGACGCCTCGCTGGGGGATGAGGGGCGTAGAGGATCTGGGTGGGGGCCTGCAAGCCATCTTCACGCTGGAAAATGGCTACAGCCTCGCTACTGGCGCACTGTCGCAAGGCGGCCGGGAGTTTGGCCGGCAGGCTTTTGTCGGCTTGTCGTCGGATACTCTCGGGACGGTGACACTAGGCCGTCAATACGACGAGGCAGTCACACTGTGTGTCTTCTCGTCGGCTTGTCAGTTCGCGGCGTACGGTGCGCACATTGGCGACAGTGATAACGTGTTCGACTCGTTCCGGATCAACAACGCGGTCCAGTACAAGAGCATCGACTACAAAGGTCTTCAGTTTGAAGGGCTCTACGGCTTTTCGAATAAGGCGGGCGGCTTCTCCGACAACAATGCCTATAGCGCCGCGGTGCAGTATCGCAACGGGCCGCTATCAGCCGGCCTGGCGTTCCTTCAGGTCAATACACCGAACGACGCCAATAACACGAACGGCGCGGTGGTCAACGACTATGGCTTCACGTCACCGTTCATCACGAATCCGGCGACCCACGCAGGCGTAAGCAAGCAGAGGATGTATGGAGCGGGCGGCGCCTACGCGTTCGGGACGGCGAAGCTATCGCTGCTTTATACCAACGCGCGATTCGACTATCTCGACACGTCGCGTCTGACGCTTCAGAATTTTGAGGTTTCGCTGACCGACTACGTGACGCCGCAACTCATTCTTGGCGCCGCGTATATCTTCACCACGGGGCAATACCACCCGCAGGACAACGGTCCAAAATGGCATCAGGTGAATACCGGCGTGGACTACCTGCTCAGCAAGCGCACCGATCTCTTCCTCGTCGGCATCTATCAGAAAGCGGCGGGTGACGCGCAGTACGCGCAGATCTATTCGCTTTCCCCGTCCACCACCAAGTCGCAAGTCTCAGCGGTGATCGGACTCCGGCATAAATGGTGA
- a CDS encoding ABC transporter substrate-binding protein — protein MSVIENAGRRRLLQMTLAAGGMAATGALLSVRAFAGERTTVNMQLGWIPGGNQVGEVTAKRLGYYEQEGIDFHIQPGGPSIDGVAIVASGRFEAGEISSSPSIMLAVSEGLPIKCIAVGLQQHPYAFFSLKKNPVRTPHDMIGKRIGIQSTGMVLLKALLAKNKIPESQVNIVPIGADMMPLLSGQVDAVTGWQTNTTALKPLGADRVDLRLWDTGVRLYALPYYANTATLKEHPDVITRFMRATARGWLYANANRDQAVDLLIKEYPNLNRADERVAIDSLMGYAFDQTTQTQGWGTMDAKVWEEQISMYGQLGQFRGSQPKVDDVMTMDVLNATRSSRLKV, from the coding sequence ATGTCAGTAATCGAAAATGCCGGACGTCGGCGTTTGCTGCAGATGACACTCGCGGCGGGCGGCATGGCTGCAACGGGCGCACTGCTCTCGGTGCGCGCCTTTGCGGGCGAGAGGACAACCGTCAACATGCAACTGGGCTGGATTCCCGGCGGCAACCAGGTCGGGGAGGTCACGGCGAAGCGGCTCGGCTATTACGAGCAGGAAGGAATCGATTTTCACATTCAGCCAGGCGGCCCGAGCATTGACGGCGTCGCGATTGTCGCCTCGGGGCGATTCGAGGCCGGTGAGATTTCGTCGAGCCCGTCGATCATGCTTGCGGTCTCGGAAGGCCTGCCGATTAAGTGCATCGCGGTCGGGCTGCAGCAGCATCCTTACGCTTTCTTTTCGCTCAAGAAGAATCCCGTGCGCACACCGCACGACATGATCGGCAAGCGTATCGGTATCCAGTCGACGGGCATGGTGCTGCTCAAGGCGCTGCTCGCGAAGAATAAAATTCCGGAAAGCCAGGTCAACATTGTGCCGATCGGCGCCGACATGATGCCGCTTCTGAGTGGTCAGGTCGATGCGGTGACCGGCTGGCAAACCAACACCACGGCACTCAAGCCGCTCGGGGCAGATCGCGTCGACCTGCGCCTGTGGGACACCGGCGTGCGCCTCTACGCGCTGCCGTACTACGCGAACACCGCGACACTCAAGGAGCATCCCGACGTCATTACGCGTTTCATGCGCGCAACCGCGCGTGGCTGGCTCTACGCGAACGCGAATCGCGACCAGGCTGTCGATCTGCTCATCAAGGAATATCCGAACCTGAACCGCGCCGATGAGCGTGTCGCGATCGATTCGCTGATGGGCTACGCGTTCGATCAGACCACGCAGACCCAGGGCTGGGGCACGATGGACGCGAAGGTCTGGGAAGAGCAGATCTCGATGTACGGTCAATTGGGCCAGTTCCGCGGAAGTCAGCCAAAGGTCGATGACGTGATGACGATGGACGTTCTCAACGCTACCCGCTCCTCTCGCCTCAAGGTGTAA
- a CDS encoding ABC transporter ATP-binding protein: MHAATINPPHAEGAGPSVASLRDTDLSISCRNINVRFFTDRRSVTAIEGLSLDVADGEFLTLLGPSGCGKSTFLRVVADLIKPSRGDISVLGAAPRVAREHRDIGFVFQDAALLPWRTAIQNVQLPLEVAGGKARAGRATPRELLELVGLKGREDAYPHEMSGGMRQRVAIARALVSDPKVLLMDEPFGALDEITRDRLNEELRRVWKEMGLTTLFVTHSIYEAAYLGQRVLMLAANPGRVKEIVPVRLPEDRTLDIRETREFVELAAYLRRVLETC; encoded by the coding sequence ATGCATGCTGCCACTATCAATCCGCCGCACGCGGAAGGGGCCGGCCCGTCCGTCGCCTCGCTGCGAGACACGGATCTGTCTATTAGCTGCCGCAATATCAACGTGCGCTTCTTCACCGACCGGCGCAGCGTCACCGCGATCGAAGGTTTGAGCCTTGACGTCGCGGACGGTGAATTCCTCACGCTCCTCGGTCCCTCGGGCTGTGGGAAGTCGACGTTCCTGCGAGTCGTCGCGGACCTCATCAAACCGAGTCGCGGCGACATCAGCGTCCTCGGCGCGGCGCCCCGCGTCGCTCGTGAGCATCGGGACATTGGCTTCGTGTTTCAGGATGCGGCGTTGCTGCCGTGGCGCACGGCCATCCAGAACGTGCAGTTGCCGCTTGAAGTCGCGGGTGGCAAGGCGCGTGCGGGCCGCGCAACACCGCGCGAACTGCTCGAACTCGTCGGTCTCAAGGGTCGCGAGGACGCTTACCCGCACGAGATGTCAGGTGGGATGCGCCAGCGTGTCGCGATTGCGCGTGCCCTCGTCAGCGACCCGAAAGTCCTGCTGATGGACGAGCCTTTTGGCGCGCTCGACGAAATCACGCGTGACCGTCTGAACGAAGAATTGCGCCGCGTCTGGAAAGAGATGGGCCTCACGACGCTCTTCGTTACCCACAGCATCTATGAGGCTGCGTATCTCGGCCAGCGCGTACTGATGCTGGCCGCCAACCCTGGGCGTGTGAAAGAGATCGTCCCGGTCCGGCTGCCAGAAGATCGAACGCTCGATATCCGCGAGACCCGCGAATTCGTCGAACTCGCTGCCTATCTGCGACGCGTACTGGAGACCTGCTGA
- a CDS encoding ABC transporter permease, translated as MTTSEMQLSLSSQAADPEAQAWLARRRQRLWRARLLPVLGVAGLLFAWWAVVAGFHVKPFIAPSPLLVLETLFRKSDVLLQNLVPTAIEAAGGFLLGNLAAILIATVFVHNKTLQDIFYPVAVMINSIPVVAKAPILVLIMGNGLEPKITIAAIVCFFPTLVNMVRGLQAVNPQAMELMQILSASKREIFFKLRLYASLPYLFSALRIAASMSVIGAVVGEWIGATQGIGAMIIQATYSFDSALLYTAIIMSAVLSGLFFLVIAIIERMVVRWQPESTH; from the coding sequence ATGACCACGTCCGAAATGCAATTGAGCCTGTCGTCGCAAGCGGCGGACCCTGAAGCGCAGGCCTGGCTTGCGCGTCGACGTCAGCGCCTGTGGCGCGCGCGCCTCTTGCCGGTACTTGGCGTCGCGGGCTTGCTGTTCGCGTGGTGGGCGGTCGTGGCGGGCTTTCATGTGAAGCCGTTTATCGCGCCGTCGCCGCTCCTGGTTCTGGAGACGCTTTTCCGCAAGAGCGATGTGCTGCTGCAGAACCTTGTGCCGACCGCGATCGAGGCCGCAGGAGGCTTCCTGCTCGGCAACCTTGCGGCGATCCTGATCGCCACCGTCTTCGTGCACAACAAGACGCTGCAGGACATCTTCTATCCGGTCGCCGTGATGATCAACTCGATTCCGGTGGTCGCGAAGGCGCCGATCCTCGTTCTCATCATGGGGAACGGTCTTGAGCCGAAGATCACGATCGCGGCGATTGTCTGTTTCTTCCCGACGCTCGTAAACATGGTTCGCGGGCTGCAGGCGGTGAACCCGCAGGCGATGGAGCTGATGCAGATCCTGTCGGCGAGCAAGCGCGAAATCTTCTTCAAGCTGCGCCTCTACGCTTCGCTGCCGTATCTCTTCTCCGCATTGCGCATTGCCGCGTCGATGTCGGTGATTGGCGCGGTGGTCGGCGAATGGATCGGCGCCACGCAAGGTATCGGCGCAATGATCATTCAGGCGACCTATAGCTTCGATTCGGCCCTGCTGTATACGGCGATCATCATGAGCGCCGTGTTGTCCGGCCTGTTTTTCCTGGTGATCGCGATCATCGAGCGCATGGTGGTCAGATGGCAGCCCGAAAGCACGCATTGA
- a CDS encoding FAD-dependent oxidoreductase — protein sequence MNMISDWIQESARDVRVAAKANVVVVGGGPAGLSAAIGAARNGAEVILLERYNHLGGLASGGMVLVLDDMWDNHLQEISVRGVCMTFIERMAARKLAMFPRSDEWGEDPAAYRKWGRWGTFDFHSQKTPHPVCFAAAFDPDAMKRVALEMVESLGIKLRLHSWFSRTLVEDGQVKGVICETKSGREAILADVVIDATGDLDVAASAGVPHVGGTYITTTVFRLGGVDTEAAERFEAEEPEAFAALDRQIKRILGGSWGYWWLKTPLPGVVWCNCPHMAGLDGLKPEDLTRAEVQGRQHIHAVVEFVRDKLPGFEQCYVIDVAPQTGVRQTRLLEGEYVMTKDDLAQRTRFDDSIARGRDYYMPYRVLLPKQIDNLLVAGRHYSATSQAQKMSREIPPCMAMGEAAGVAAALALDAGVRVRDVDVHALQKTLRAQGADPGDQTGCNADVPPLAAHIEKREAA from the coding sequence ATGAACATGATCAGCGATTGGATTCAGGAAAGTGCGCGCGATGTGCGCGTCGCGGCCAAGGCAAACGTCGTGGTGGTCGGCGGCGGCCCCGCAGGCCTGTCGGCAGCGATTGGGGCGGCGCGCAACGGCGCCGAGGTGATTCTGCTGGAGCGTTACAACCACCTGGGTGGCTTGGCATCCGGCGGCATGGTGCTGGTACTCGACGACATGTGGGACAACCACCTGCAGGAAATTTCGGTGCGCGGCGTCTGCATGACCTTCATCGAACGGATGGCGGCGCGCAAGCTGGCGATGTTCCCGCGCTCGGATGAATGGGGCGAGGATCCCGCGGCGTATCGCAAGTGGGGGCGCTGGGGCACGTTCGATTTTCACAGCCAGAAGACGCCCCACCCGGTGTGTTTCGCCGCAGCGTTCGATCCGGATGCGATGAAGCGCGTCGCGCTTGAGATGGTGGAATCGCTCGGCATCAAGTTGCGTCTGCACTCATGGTTCTCGCGCACGCTGGTCGAAGACGGTCAGGTGAAGGGCGTGATCTGCGAGACGAAGAGCGGCCGTGAAGCGATCCTCGCCGACGTGGTGATCGACGCGACGGGAGATCTGGATGTCGCAGCATCGGCGGGTGTGCCGCATGTCGGCGGCACCTATATCACGACGACCGTATTTCGACTCGGCGGTGTCGATACGGAGGCGGCCGAGCGTTTCGAAGCCGAAGAACCCGAGGCGTTTGCGGCACTGGATCGTCAGATCAAGCGCATTCTCGGCGGCTCGTGGGGCTACTGGTGGCTGAAGACACCGTTGCCCGGTGTGGTGTGGTGCAACTGCCCGCACATGGCCGGTCTCGATGGCCTCAAGCCTGAGGACCTGACACGTGCGGAAGTGCAGGGCCGGCAGCACATTCACGCGGTGGTCGAATTCGTGCGCGACAAGCTGCCGGGCTTCGAGCAGTGTTACGTGATCGATGTCGCGCCGCAAACCGGCGTGCGCCAGACGCGCCTGCTCGAAGGCGAGTATGTGATGACGAAGGATGACCTCGCGCAGCGTACCCGTTTCGACGACAGCATCGCGCGTGGTCGTGACTACTACATGCCGTATCGGGTGTTGCTGCCGAAGCAGATCGACAACCTGCTGGTCGCCGGCCGCCACTATTCGGCGACCTCGCAGGCGCAGAAGATGTCGCGCGAAATCCCGCCTTGCATGGCGATGGGCGAAGCCGCCGGTGTGGCTGCCGCGCTTGCGCTCGATGCGGGCGTGCGGGTGCGCGACGTCGACGTGCACGCGCTGCAGAAGACCTTGCGCGCGCAAGGCGCCGATCCGGGCGACCAGACCGGCTGCAACGCCGACGTGCCGCCGCTTGCCGCGCACATCGAGAAGCGGGAGGCCGCATGA
- a CDS encoding CoA transferase, whose translation MSVVDNVAKTPDLPLAGVRVVDLTQVMMGPVCTQMLADYGADVIKVERKGAGDLSRSTFEPVAGADNPIFCSLNRNKRSVALDLRDAQQLADLKALIAEADVVVSNFRAGVMDRMGVGYEDCRRLNSRIIYAVGTGFGETGPYAHKGGQDVLAQAMSGVMARRADESLPISVYPTALADYSAGMHMVQGILLALLHRERTGEGQKVNVSLYNSMLAMQMQEAAMIMMADSEVNWAAMPLSGVFETQDGALVLVGAFKANPLRDICAALDIEDLSLDARFCNLNQQFVHKTELQRIFRERFASNTRDFWLARLEEQDLLCAPVRDLREALVDPQTLHNQLILEGEGEGQPVRFIGSPIELSLAPVGLRRGPPRLGQHTEEVLQQLRSKVATEAV comes from the coding sequence ATGAGCGTCGTCGACAACGTTGCAAAGACGCCTGACCTGCCGCTTGCCGGCGTGCGTGTCGTCGATCTCACGCAGGTCATGATGGGCCCGGTCTGCACGCAGATGCTCGCCGACTACGGCGCCGACGTGATCAAGGTCGAGAGGAAGGGCGCGGGCGACTTGAGCCGCTCGACGTTCGAGCCGGTGGCCGGCGCGGACAATCCGATCTTCTGCAGTCTGAATCGCAACAAGCGCAGCGTGGCACTCGACCTGCGCGACGCGCAGCAGCTGGCTGATTTGAAGGCGCTGATCGCGGAGGCGGATGTGGTCGTCAGTAATTTCCGCGCGGGTGTGATGGACCGCATGGGCGTCGGCTATGAAGACTGCCGCCGGTTGAATTCGCGGATCATCTACGCGGTGGGCACGGGCTTCGGCGAAACCGGACCCTATGCGCACAAGGGCGGCCAGGACGTGCTCGCCCAGGCGATGAGCGGTGTGATGGCGCGCCGCGCCGATGAGTCGCTGCCGATTTCCGTTTACCCGACAGCACTCGCCGACTATTCGGCGGGCATGCACATGGTGCAGGGCATCCTGCTTGCGTTGCTGCATCGTGAACGCACGGGCGAGGGGCAGAAGGTCAACGTGTCGCTGTACAACTCGATGCTCGCAATGCAGATGCAGGAAGCCGCCATGATCATGATGGCCGACTCGGAAGTGAACTGGGCTGCGATGCCGCTTTCGGGTGTCTTCGAAACCCAGGATGGTGCGCTGGTACTCGTGGGTGCGTTCAAGGCGAATCCGCTGCGCGACATCTGCGCCGCACTGGACATCGAAGACCTGTCGCTTGACGCGCGCTTTTGCAATCTCAATCAGCAGTTCGTTCACAAGACCGAATTGCAGCGGATCTTCCGGGAGCGCTTTGCGAGCAACACGCGCGACTTCTGGCTCGCTCGCCTCGAAGAGCAGGACCTGTTGTGTGCGCCGGTGCGTGATCTGCGTGAAGCGCTGGTCGACCCGCAGACCCTGCATAACCAGCTGATTCTGGAAGGCGAGGGCGAAGGCCAGCCGGTGCGCTTCATCGGCAGCCCGATTGAGCTCTCGCTCGCACCGGTTGGCTTGCGGCGTGGGCCGCCGCGCCTCGGCCAGCATACCGAAGAGGTCCTTCAGCAATTGCGAAGCAAGGTCGCCACGGAGGCTGTATGA